The sequence ACACTTACTCTATATGAAACCGAAGAAAAGAGGAGGTAAGATGTGCTATTTAATGGGAAGACTAggtatttgggaaaataaacaaTTTGGAATGCCTAAGACTGAAAACTGCAGCAGATCTTCTGACAGGCGTAATTATCAAGTGTGGTACAATCACATTAAAAGAAAgtcactttcttctttttatttgaaTCTCCCCCGTAGATAGGATCTATTCTCTACAGATCAGGTTCCAAGTTGAAACAATACTAATGTTATGAAATCATGAAGCCAACAGATGGCAAAGCTAGGACTCAAACCCACGTCTGTGTGAGTTTGGACCCCATGCCCTTTCAATACCCTGCGATGTCTCTCCTGGAAGAGACCTCAGTCCTACGGAACTTGGTAGAGAGTTGGGTGGGAGATGGTGGGACTGGAGCTGAGCAGGGAACAGCAGTGGTAAGTCAGTAAGGCAGCCGTGGTCATATATTCTATTGGTTAAATCCTGGGACGGCTTTACATTTCAAGTTCTGTTCTCCTGGCTCTGAGTTCTGAATTTTGCCCATTGGGCCTAAACTTGAGGTTCTGCCTGGAATATGAGTTTTCAGCCCAGAATTCAGGGATCTAAGCGGGGTCTGGGCTCGGAGCTCTGACTCTGAGCCTGGATAATTGATGTGGGAGGGCTGTTGCTATGGAGCTTGGGGGAATCTGTCTCCATCCTCCTCTTCATCACAAGGAAGGAgctggaattttattttctctgagaaGAGAGGAAAGTACTTCCAGGGggagtattttttgttttcttttgttcccaGGGTGAGATCtaatccccctcctttccccgtcGTCAGCACAGCATCACACGCAGGAAAACCAGGACCCCAGAGGCCCTGGCCCCTGGGAACTCTCATTCAGAGACATAAAGCCCGCCCGTCTCTTGGCTAGTGCCTGCCTGAGGCCCATTCTGGAGCCACTGTGAGCTCTGGCTTCTGTCTGTCAACTCAACTCTCACTTCACAGAACTCTTTCAGGCGGGTGTGAATCTATTTGCGTCCCCGGGTATGTGCGCAAGAAATGTGTTTCTGTGTCAGTTCTCTCTGCTCCGCTGTGTGGTTCCCTCAGTCTCTCTCAGGTCTCTGGATCTTTGAGTGAGTCTCTGTCCACGCGTGTGTGTGAGTTTGTATATTTGCTATGATTTGTTTGGCCTATGATGGAGGTGGAgatgtctttaaaaaaggaaaaaattctcaaaatctgattttttgtgtctgttttcttaaaaagaaataatatacatCCTGATGCCCTGTGTCCTCCCAGACACTTTCAGATAGAGCTGCCGACACTGCTCCGCAGGGAAAGACACGTGCTAGTCACATGACGGGATTGACGTCTTGCCTCTGTTCTATTTCACACAGGTCCAAAGTCATGATATTCTCAGGGTCACAGACTAAGAGAGATTTTTGACCTTCTGGAACATCCTGCCCAAGGGCAGGAGAGTTGAAAGGGACCTTAATCCCAGTTCAGCAGATGCTGGGATTCTCCCTCCAGCATTCCCATCAAAGGTCATTCAGCTGTTGCAGTTGTGGCTTGAATATCTTCactgaacagaaatttattaCTTCATCATGTAGCTTTGACTCTCAGAGAAAGAATCTTCCTTACCTGTGCCCTAGACCATCCCCTGTCATCTCTGTTGTGGGCACACAACATGGTGACAGTGACACGGAGGTTGGTGTCGACTAAAATAAATGTGTAccctgaaagttgagagttatgttttatttggcgggaggactcgagccgggatgacagcctctcagatggctctgagggactgctccgaagaggtaggggaggggctAGGACATGTAggacaaagaccaggtagttggaacaataaaagatcacTTGTTATCtagagaaaaccaggcatctcaagttaaagaatttggtgcttttctatgtgagaaagcaaacatttggactcattgaattcattcctttgacaagcacctagctatctagggccagtatcctgtcctttcttattctgagtcccctcagagggcaccattggagcggctgcagaggccaggctgcaggcttgtcttcactggggggtggcggcagccgctgatgacctGACACCTGacggcttcagcattctttgtgtactgatatggtttgcagtgcTTTTCGTTCACATTGGTAAAGAACTACCAGAGACTGAGAaaagtttaggaaagtttaatagacACGTTGCTAcaggcaacagtgggccacacaggtgACAGCTGCCTGCATGAGGGCCCAGGATGGgcgtgcagggtcttttattggggggagggggctgtgcacacaaggagtaGGGGCTACCTGATCAGTTTGTGCACAGGCACCTGATTGGTTGTAAGATCTGTCAGGGATTTCTCTGAACAATAGGTTTTCTGACTTTGATAAGGGCAGAATGTGAGGCCAGTGCCCTAGGCTGTTGTGGGGCTATCTCCAGGGGTGATGAGTTTTGTTAGGGAAAACACAcatcaagagaagatgttttatatcttgcagaaatgcaggtatgcGAAGGGTCCTGCAGTGGAGAGTTGGGGTTAAGGTGTCAAAGGCTACAAGCACACAGGCACACGgagagcccaggggtgggggtttTATGACACCAGAGAGGGCCAGCTGTCAATCTCCACCCGTCACCCACTTCCTCTTACAGCCATCCCCACCCATCTCTGCTGCAGTCTCCTCTTCTCAAAACAAAACATCACTGGTTCCTTCAATGCTCTTTCTAGGACTTGGTTCTCCTTGCCTTTGAGTGCTTCCCAATTGGTTTAACTCTGATCTAGAACGTGGAACCCATACGCCGCTCAGAATGGGCCTCAGGCAGGCACTTTCTGAATGTACTTCAGTTATAGCCCTGAGCAGTGTGTTCATGGTTTCATTAATTCATGAATTCTTGAGCATGTCTTTGTGCTAGAATCAAGAAGTGGTGGGGAGGCAAGAATGAATGAGGCAAGCGTTTAACCCTAAAAGAGCCCGAACTATGACTGGGGGAACAGGGGTAAAAGTACTtccccaaaaataaaaagtatgtataaaatattacAAGTCATGgatgaaattttattatttctgcttAAACAGTGATAGGAAAAGCTGCAGATAAAAATAAAGGTTTTGAATATGAATGATAGTAAGAATtcaaaagcaagaaagagaaagaaaataaaagtaagaaaaaaagaaaacattgaactGTAGATGCACATTTTAGAACATATTATCTTCTGAAGAAAATATTCTTGCTCACGATGCCTAAAGCCCTGACTATCCATGGGACATCCTGACAGGAGGACTTGAagtaagtgaattaagtcagttTCTTTGAGTAGCTAAATAAATTTAAGGTAGGTGAGAGctaacttttgtttttgtttttgtttcccaaaTGTCAGGTGAAGACTGATCTCTGCTGTTGGTGACATGAAAGCTGAGAGCAATGAAAGTCTTGACCTCTTATCTGTCTTCCTGACTGGCATTCCAGGATTGGAAGCCCAACACGGCTGCCTCTCCATCCCCTTCTTCACCACGTACACGGTGGCCATTGTGGGCAACAGCCTAATCATGGCAGCAGTGCAGGCAGACCCTGCCTTACATGAGCCCATGTACTTGTTTCTCTCCATGTTGGCTGTCACTGAGGTGGGTGTCTCTGTGTCTACACTGCCCACTGTCATGGGCATTCTTTGGTTTGATACCCGCCAGATTGACTTTGATGGCTGCCTGGCCCAGATGTTCTTCATTCACACCTTCTCTTGCATGGAGTCAGGGGTCCTACTGGCCATGAGCTACGATCGCTTTGTAGCCATCTACAACCCACTGCGATATACAGCCATCCTGACCCTGCCCCGTATCATCTCCATGGGTCTGGGCATCACTGTGAAGAGTGTGACTCTCATGGCTCCCCTTTCAATCCTT is a genomic window of Camelus bactrianus isolate YW-2024 breed Bactrian camel chromosome 10, ASM4877302v1, whole genome shotgun sequence containing:
- the LOC141578971 gene encoding olfactory receptor 51I2-like, which codes for MKAESNESLDLLSVFLTGIPGLEAQHGCLSIPFFTTYTVAIVGNSLIMAAVQADPALHEPMYLFLSMLAVTEVGVSVSTLPTVMGILWFDTRQIDFDGCLAQMFFIHTFSCMESGVLLAMSYDRFVAIYNPLRYTAILTLPRIISMGLGITVKSVTLMAPLSILLRQLPYCHTNVLSHSYCLHSDLIQLPCADTKLNSILGLAIVLATFGLDSLLIVISYMLILYTVLGIASGEGRRKALNTCVSHIGAVLVYYVPMIGVSVMHRATKHASPLVHTLMSSIYLFVPPVLNPIIYSVKTKPIRQGIATLFSCKRELL